The window CTGTAAATCTTCGAGGCAGATCTTacttatattgtatatttactatGTCGTTACTtctagataaatattaatttcttctcagaaatattttgtatatatgtgcCTAGGGGCTTATCGGTTTGATTATTACGCtctatatgtaaataaaactggtttattcactttattattGGATGGGATGGGACACCAcagaaataatacaaatatatttgggTGGTCTACATCGTCGTGAGACGTAGTCTTAAAGCTTCTAACCCGTTTTTTCAAGTGTGACATTTTGACCACACAAATTTGCATTGCACAAAAATATCGCGTgggtattaataaaatcataaatcaatatttagaaTGGCATAAAATTTACTACTACAAACTAactgcgctccggggcttcgcaccCGTGGAAATCATGGGATAAAAAGAACTCAAGTTGAAATCCTTTCAGTAGATTCAGcgtgattgagtaacaaacatactccaATATGCTCTCACGTACATCCAGACTTTTGCacttataactaatattagtGGAATCATAACAATGTGTTTTCTTTCACAGCCCCATTCTTGCCGTCGCGACGTTCACCTACGAAGACTACGGCGACACCAAAATACCCGTCTGTCTGACCCAAGCCGACACCTTCTGGTCGGCTCTGTTCTTCATCCTCACTATTGCTGTCTTCTTCATTGTGCCGCTTGGCGTCCTGCTCGTCCTCTACAGCGTCATTGCCAAAAACCTAATGGAGAATCCCGCCATCATAGCCCAAAACaccaaaaacacaaataacagTGGCAACGTCATCCGCTATAGAAAACAAGTCATTTTGATGCTCGGCACTGTTGTTCTATCATTCTTCGTATGTCTATTACCGTTCAAAGCGTTAACTTTATGGATCATTGTATTCCCGCCAGAGACAATAATGTCGTTAGGTCTAGATggttattatatacttttgtatttttgtagaGTCATGCTTTATTTGAATTCGGCGATCaatcctattttatataacttgatgtcgtcaaaatTTAGAGAGGGGTTCAtcaaattgttgaaaattaataagctGATGAGATGTGGCAGGAATTTGAGGGTTAATATGCAAAGGAGGGACACGTTTAATACAACGACATCTACCGGCTTTTCAAGCAGTCAACAAAACTCTGATTCTTTTTGGAGACGTTACAGCAACAGAGCCTCGTCTCAAAAGAACATTGTTATTCGCGATAGTAAAAAACTTAAAGATGTAGCCAATATACAGCCAATGAAAGTAAGTGAGATCATAAGCGTAGAAAATACAAGAAGAAATAGCATGAAAATCATTGCTGCAATGAATGAACTTAACGATAACGACAATTTAGATGTAGAAATTCATCCAACAGATGATGTATCTAATACCACTGCCACAGAGAACAATAAGCAActgcaaatattaaatttagatgtaaaaactaataatgtttattctaTAACGTTGGATGTTAGTGAGAATGAAGGGAGAAACAAATTTGTCTGTGTACCAAATCAAGATAAGgagaaaatttttgtatacgACTTCAGCAGTAAGGAAAGTTTTGTGTAAtgaactgaaattttaatataaacttatttatatatatatatattaataaatatagaagtTATGTGAAACATAATGTTATCGTaagtttgaattttgaataatgttgaattttcatttgataatgatctatacaaaatactgccaatattaattttagataCGATTCTGAAGATAACAattgaaatacaataaaaaaaacttagctATCgcatttaaagtatttaagttCTAATTTATGAGATGGGAAAAAAGTCGATTCAAATGTTTGCACTGCACTGTTTTTTGTAACTGAATAAATCAAGGCGCCATGAATCCGCACATTAGTGACAACAttaaattgcttttatttcgtcgaaaaaaaaaatcaatagatTACAT is drawn from Plodia interpunctella isolate USDA-ARS_2022_Savannah chromosome 24, ilPloInte3.2, whole genome shotgun sequence and contains these coding sequences:
- the LOC128680512 gene encoding thyrotropin-releasing hormone receptor-like isoform X1, with product MISINNFTQTQNAYDIPLTYKNDTHNDTVQSDFDYENVTFEYSNSTVANFTEYPEIPYYIKATSMTFCIVIMCLGVIGNVMVPIVILKTKDMRNSTNIFLVNLSIADLMVLLVCTPTVLVEVNSKPETWVLGKELCLAVPFVELTVTHASVLTILAISFERYYAICEPLRAGYVCTKTRATLICALVWFFAALFTSPILAVATFTYEDYGDTKIPVCLTQADTFWSALFFILTIAVFFIVPLGVLLVLYSVIAKNLMENPAIIAQNTKNTNNSGNVIRYRKQVILMLGTVVLSFFVCLLPFKALTLWIIVFPPETIMSLGLDGYYILLYFCRVMLYLNSAINPILYNLMSSKFREGFIKLLKINKLMRCGRNLRVNMQRRDTFNTTTSTGFSSSQQNSDSFWRRYSNRASSQKNIVIRDSKKLKDVANIQPMKVSEIISVENTRRNSMKIIAAMNELNDNDNLDVEIHPTDDVSNTTATENNKQLQILNLDVKTNNVYSITLDVSENEGRNKFVCVPNQDKEKIFVYDFSSKESFV